GCTACCTGCAGCGCAACGCGCAGCCCTGATCGCATTGGATGACCCACCCATGACAACACTGCGCTGGTACTTCGATTTCGTCTCGCCCTACTCCTACCTGCACTGGCAGAAGCTGAAGCAGCTGCCGCAGTTCGCGCAGATCCAGGCCGTACCGATCGCCTTCGGTGCGGTGCTGCATCACCTGGGCAACCTGGGCCCGGCGGAAATTCCGGCCAAGCGTCGCTTCGCCTACCGCCACCTGCAATGGACCGCGCAGGCCGAAGGCACCCCGATGCGCTTCCCGCCCGGCCATCCGTTCAATCCACTGGCGGCGCTGCGCCTGTGCCTGGCCGCGGGTGCCAGCGCGCAGGCAGTGGACGTGCTGTTCGACTGGATCTGGCGCGATGGCCACGCCGGCGACAGCGCCGAAGCCCTGCGCGAACCCGGCGCACGGCTGGGCATCGAGGATG
This genomic interval from Stenotrophomonas sp. 57 contains the following:
- a CDS encoding DsbA family protein, with protein sequence MTTLRWYFDFVSPYSYLHWQKLKQLPQFAQIQAVPIAFGAVLHHLGNLGPAEIPAKRRFAYRHLQWTAQAEGTPMRFPPGHPFNPLAALRLCLAAGASAQAVDVLFDWIWRDGHAGDSAEALREPGARLGIEDVASAIAGPAVKEQLRRNTETAIAAGVFGVPTLAIGDELFWGNDAHPLMAAVLADPGMLQQPAWQHLDSLPVAVQRNR